In one Henriciella litoralis genomic region, the following are encoded:
- a CDS encoding BLUF domain-containing protein, with protein sequence MYRLVYVSRATEHLGDADIENILNVSQSNNDERYITGFLAHNGRAFMQALEGQRDEVLDIYSRIENDDRHFGVTQIIGEPIETRAFPDWSMNYHRVDDDEGSSTMVVRKDDSVDTLLNPSMPRDLLYMFSKFIRMR encoded by the coding sequence ATGTACCGTCTGGTATATGTTAGCAGAGCAACCGAGCATCTTGGGGATGCCGACATTGAGAATATCCTCAATGTGTCGCAGTCCAATAATGATGAGCGCTATATAACGGGCTTCCTGGCCCACAATGGTCGCGCCTTCATGCAGGCGCTTGAAGGCCAGCGCGACGAGGTTCTCGACATCTATAGCCGCATCGAAAACGATGATCGGCACTTTGGTGTGACGCAGATCATTGGCGAGCCCATTGAGACCCGCGCATTTCCTGACTGGTCAATGAATTATCACCGCGTTGACGATGATGAAGGCTCATCAACCATGGTCGTTCGCAAGGACGATTCGGTCGATACGCTTCTCAATCCGTCCATGCCGCGGGACTTGCTCTATATGTTCTCGAAGTTCATCCGGATGCGATAG